The following coding sequences are from one Leptolyngbya sp. NIES-3755 window:
- a CDS encoding NADH dehydrogenase I subunit M (similar to AA sequence:cyanobase_aa:LBDG_48870), producing MLLKSTTRHIHIFSAEVQDNELVPSDKVLTLDIDPDNELVWNQDALQKVYSKFDELVESYSGQALTDYNLRRIGSDLEHLVRSLLNKGEISYNLESRVLNYSLGLPQVKPES from the coding sequence ATGTTACTCAAATCTACGACTCGCCATATCCATATTTTCTCGGCGGAAGTGCAAGACAATGAGCTAGTGCCGAGTGATAAGGTGTTAACGCTCGATATCGATCCGGATAATGAGTTGGTCTGGAATCAAGATGCCCTGCAAAAGGTATACAGCAAATTTGATGAATTGGTTGAATCTTATAGCGGTCAAGCGCTGACGGACTACAATTTGCGCCGGATCGGATCGGATCTGGAGCATCTTGTTCGATCGTTGCTTAACAAAGGTGAGATTTCTTACAATTTGGAGAGCCGCGTTTTGAATTACAGCCTGGGATTGCCGCAGGTGAAGCCGGAATCATAA
- a CDS encoding phosphoglycerate mutase (similar to AA sequence:cyanobase_aa:LBDG_48860), with protein MSKVLKLLFIRHAQSIGNIEKRMQGHGDYELSPLGRQQAERLAKHLKTESWRPSHVYSSPLKRAAQTTEILLSYFQKPHLPAAVSDLIDPELENSPEDEPTPRKIPIEYAEELKEFQNGIFQGLTWAEAQSRYPDLCRKLETSPDWIPIPEAETLNQARDRSRQFIDRIIKRHRDGDQLWIISHSWILQHLIAELLGSDRSWRLRAHNTAMFEFWVDRSRWELQNQNRFNTDLWQIRRFNDFRHLH; from the coding sequence ATGTCCAAAGTTCTCAAGCTGTTATTCATCCGTCACGCTCAATCGATCGGCAATATCGAAAAACGAATGCAAGGTCATGGCGATTACGAATTGTCCCCGCTCGGTCGCCAACAAGCGGAAAGACTCGCAAAACATCTCAAAACCGAGTCCTGGCGACCGTCTCACGTTTATTCAAGTCCTCTGAAACGAGCAGCACAAACCACGGAGATTCTACTGTCTTATTTTCAGAAGCCGCATTTGCCCGCAGCAGTGAGCGATTTGATCGATCCAGAGTTAGAAAATTCGCCAGAAGATGAACCCACACCGAGAAAAATCCCGATCGAATATGCCGAAGAATTAAAAGAATTTCAGAACGGAATTTTTCAGGGATTAACTTGGGCAGAAGCGCAATCTCGTTACCCAGACTTGTGCCGAAAACTAGAAACTTCTCCCGATTGGATACCGATTCCTGAAGCTGAAACCCTCAACCAAGCTCGCGATCGTTCTCGTCAATTTATCGATCGGATTATCAAACGTCACCGAGACGGAGATCAGCTTTGGATTATCAGTCACAGTTGGATTTTGCAACACTTAATCGCTGAATTACTCGGAAGTGATAGATCGTGGCGATTACGCGCCCACAATACCGCCATGTTTGAGTTTTGGGTTGATCGATCGCGATGGGAATTGCAAAATCAAAATCGATTTAATACCGACTTGTGGCAAATTCGGAGATTTAATGATTTTCGCCATTTGCATTAG
- a CDS encoding hypothetical protein (hypothetical protein MicvaDRAFT_1077;~similar to AA sequence:cyanobase_aa:LBDG_48850), giving the protein MIVNAVNDIYKQAHQGSVAAIIQILNDKLSESGVRTRAIFANGVLQLLCEAATPDQLDRTSLTERIRKILESISPRNIRRVNINSRIVREQQLLWFEEINRDPDGQLLWAQEISLRRPNFIKGMIQDWQEAFSDRDDLPKTLSPQAVREKRQFTKGILGGVVISAAVLAAGWGVYAWNQGKLFAGQQNQSEARTTRPQWKETIKQDGDSFATAVRVAERAAKAGRDAKTPAQWQEVADMWGTASRLMSEVPNSHSRADVAKNRTVAYRKNQEIALRNVK; this is encoded by the coding sequence ATGATTGTGAATGCGGTCAACGATATCTACAAACAAGCTCACCAAGGAAGTGTAGCGGCAATCATTCAAATTCTGAATGACAAGCTATCAGAGTCCGGGGTGAGAACTCGCGCCATTTTTGCCAATGGTGTCCTTCAGCTTCTCTGTGAGGCAGCAACGCCTGATCAACTCGATCGAACTTCTCTCACCGAACGCATCCGTAAAATTCTCGAATCGATTTCGCCGCGCAATATCCGCCGCGTGAATATCAACAGTCGAATTGTGCGCGAACAGCAACTTCTTTGGTTTGAAGAAATCAATCGTGATCCGGACGGTCAACTGCTTTGGGCACAGGAAATCTCGCTGAGACGACCGAATTTCATCAAAGGTATGATTCAGGACTGGCAAGAAGCGTTTAGCGATCGAGATGATCTGCCAAAAACGCTTTCACCCCAAGCCGTTCGCGAGAAACGTCAATTTACCAAAGGCATTCTCGGTGGTGTGGTGATCAGTGCCGCAGTGCTCGCTGCGGGTTGGGGAGTATATGCCTGGAATCAAGGCAAGCTCTTCGCTGGACAGCAGAATCAATCCGAAGCTAGAACAACTCGACCACAGTGGAAAGAAACGATCAAGCAAGATGGCGATTCGTTTGCGACAGCGGTTCGAGTTGCAGAACGGGCAGCAAAAGCGGGTAGAGATGCGAAAACTCCCGCTCAATGGCAAGAGGTTGCAGATATGTGGGGGACTGCATCCCGTTTGATGTCTGAAGTGCCAAACAGTCATTCTCGTGCAGATGTGGCGAAAAATCGCACGGTTGCCTATCGCAAGAATCAAGAGATTGCGCTGAGAAATGTGAAATAG
- a CDS encoding hypothetical protein (similar to AA sequence:cyanobase_aa:LBDG_15250) yields the protein MSLKPASNPTSVVGTVKGPGDNGNQYVFITSDNRYVRIGEYVYYEVRETGILRKILGKISDRRLIDHLPDRIFADTEISPEAIAALVGFTYDNPEIYEVSVDVIGYFEPSLGFMNPRKSPNPGAKVILASDEMLQSILNRRQPQEIGSAHIGSLLLREMGAVPIALDVKELVSTHMAILAGTGSGKSYTAGVLIEELLLPHNRAAVLIFDPHGEYGTLAEMRGHPDFAAPDGYSPKVKVLTPDDVRIRVSSLDYYDILALLPEMSDRQQAMLSKAFRILQSHRKGDYRWGIQDLIAAVREADVQVDEDGNERQGSSAPALEWKLEKIDRSHYFHNLEHTVSPKELFQPGQVTVLQMNEISQEEQQVICAAVLRQVNQARMSTQKELISPQDENYLPYPVFILIEEAHRFAPAHEPSRCKSVLRTILSEGRKFGLGVGLITQRPGKLDADVLSQCMSQFLMRIVNPVDQESLKYGVEAAGRDLLKELPALTKGQIIISGACVNTPVLCKVRQRLTKHGGETLDAPAMWQKHFESHRVQERKIDLAPVAIPRRSQTVRGRSID from the coding sequence ATGAGCCTAAAGCCTGCTTCAAATCCGACGAGCGTTGTGGGTACGGTGAAAGGACCCGGTGATAACGGCAATCAATACGTTTTCATCACGTCTGATAATCGGTATGTCCGCATTGGTGAATATGTCTACTACGAGGTGCGGGAGACGGGCATTCTCCGTAAAATTCTCGGCAAGATTTCCGATCGACGATTGATTGATCACTTACCCGATCGTATTTTTGCGGATACGGAGATTAGCCCAGAAGCGATCGCGGCTTTGGTGGGTTTTACTTATGACAATCCAGAAATTTATGAAGTGAGTGTCGATGTGATCGGATATTTCGAGCCGTCACTCGGTTTTATGAATCCTCGGAAAAGTCCCAATCCAGGAGCAAAAGTAATTTTGGCGAGTGATGAGATGCTGCAAAGTATTCTGAATCGTCGTCAGCCTCAAGAAATCGGTTCCGCACACATTGGATCGCTGTTGCTGCGGGAAATGGGAGCAGTCCCGATCGCGCTCGATGTGAAAGAGCTTGTGAGTACCCACATGGCGATTCTAGCGGGAACGGGATCAGGAAAGTCTTACACCGCAGGGGTTTTAATCGAGGAGCTTTTATTGCCGCACAATCGAGCCGCGGTTCTGATCTTTGATCCGCATGGAGAGTATGGAACGCTAGCTGAAATGCGCGGACACCCAGATTTTGCTGCACCCGATGGATATTCGCCAAAGGTGAAGGTACTCACTCCGGATGATGTGAGAATTCGAGTATCTTCGCTGGATTATTACGATATTTTGGCGTTGCTGCCGGAAATGAGCGATCGACAACAAGCCATGTTAAGTAAAGCGTTCCGAATTCTTCAGAGTCACAGAAAAGGCGATTACCGTTGGGGAATTCAGGATTTGATTGCGGCTGTCCGAGAAGCGGATGTACAAGTCGATGAGGATGGCAATGAGCGACAGGGATCATCGGCTCCAGCCTTGGAATGGAAATTAGAGAAGATTGATCGATCGCATTATTTCCATAACCTGGAACATACAGTTAGTCCAAAAGAACTATTTCAGCCTGGACAGGTTACGGTGCTTCAGATGAACGAGATTAGCCAGGAAGAACAGCAAGTCATTTGTGCAGCGGTTCTGAGACAGGTGAATCAGGCTCGAATGAGCACTCAGAAGGAATTGATCTCGCCTCAAGATGAGAATTACTTGCCTTATCCCGTGTTTATCCTGATTGAAGAAGCGCACCGTTTCGCACCCGCACATGAACCTTCTCGCTGTAAGTCGGTTTTGCGAACGATTTTAAGTGAGGGGCGAAAATTTGGTTTAGGCGTGGGATTGATTACGCAACGCCCTGGAAAGCTGGATGCGGATGTGCTCTCTCAGTGTATGAGCCAGTTTCTCATGCGGATTGTGAATCCGGTGGATCAGGAGAGTTTAAAATACGGAGTGGAAGCAGCAGGACGAGATTTGCTGAAGGAATTACCCGCGCTGACGAAGGGACAGATTATTATTTCTGGTGCGTGTGTGAATACGCCTGTGTTGTGTAAGGTTCGCCAGCGATTGACAAAACATGGTGGGGAAACGTTGGATGCTCCCGCAATGTGGCAAAAGCATTTTGAAAGTCATCGGGTACAGGAGCGCAAAATTGATCTTGCACCCGTGGCAATTCCGCGTCGATCTCAAACCGTCCGTGGTCGCAGCATTGATTAG
- a CDS encoding GAF sensor signal transduction histidine kinase (similar to AA sequence:cyanobase_aa:LBDG_15240) — protein MESQEVVGRVMDVVNTTREEMIRLESDRLPSLSTHSLDPVPHSNAFSSPLASVESTIGRKITQALSRATRPDAILSEVVTLLGEAYGVQACVISIPSASGSFQTAWFAKSHVSGAQQKEILSNYAIVEAETLKHTELFISDLTLSEITYVFKALPIRAVMSLSTLFQGQTNGVVTLMCTQPHRWTDLEIDTLTHVVDQIAIAISQISLQQKVAKQAQYQALLREVTMAIQNSLDVPQVQLMALEGLARSLEIDQAFVLRAKFWDPRQSIRSNGDRIPKVRMMIDSEWRQHLIDPEAESPLSQSFWVADCGVCQIAVRSTAKSFVFDNLTELPAETAIAPIFDSEKMPALMLVPLESKNRLLGFIAVQQSRSRHWQPEEIELVELLSAQISAAIIQTETLRQVESLVEERTAQLQQSLELQAKLYEITRKQIEKLREMNQRMDEFLSTLSHELRTPLTSMMLAIRMLRQANLTPDRRQQYLNILEQQCAQETSLINDLLALQELETKQVAFQLQKVDLKQAIDDLSQSFSQRWASKGLALDVKLPARLPVFNTDRDSFQRIVLELLTNAGKYADPNSTVQLQVTVQPGQQIKLALSNIGSAISEEELPHIFEKFRRCQGMTQNAVPGTGLGLALVKSLVQHLNGTIEATSVTTSDSQSYETCFTVTLPQNLEIVGA, from the coding sequence ATGGAGTCGCAGGAAGTTGTGGGGCGGGTCATGGATGTTGTCAACACTACAAGAGAAGAAATGATTCGCCTAGAGTCGGATCGGCTACCTTCACTGTCTACTCATTCGCTTGATCCAGTGCCCCATTCCAATGCCTTTTCCTCTCCATTAGCTAGCGTCGAATCGACGATCGGACGCAAAATTACCCAAGCGCTAAGTCGAGCTACACGCCCCGATGCGATTTTGTCGGAAGTGGTAACTCTGTTAGGCGAAGCGTATGGGGTTCAAGCGTGTGTCATTTCGATTCCGTCTGCCTCTGGTAGTTTTCAAACGGCTTGGTTTGCGAAGTCGCATGTCAGTGGAGCACAGCAGAAAGAGATTTTATCGAATTATGCGATCGTTGAAGCGGAAACGCTAAAGCACACTGAATTATTCATTTCTGATCTCACCCTCAGCGAAATTACTTACGTATTCAAAGCATTACCGATTCGAGCAGTCATGAGTTTGTCAACTCTGTTTCAGGGTCAAACGAACGGTGTTGTGACTTTGATGTGTACTCAACCGCATCGCTGGACGGATCTTGAAATCGATACGCTTACTCATGTCGTTGATCAGATTGCGATCGCGATTTCCCAGATTTCGCTCCAACAAAAAGTCGCAAAACAAGCCCAATACCAAGCACTGCTCCGAGAAGTGACAATGGCAATTCAGAATTCTCTGGATGTGCCGCAAGTTCAACTGATGGCGCTGGAAGGATTGGCTCGATCATTAGAGATTGATCAAGCTTTTGTTCTGAGAGCGAAGTTTTGGGACCCGCGCCAAAGTATTCGATCGAATGGTGATCGGATTCCAAAAGTTCGGATGATGATTGATAGCGAGTGGCGACAGCATCTGATTGATCCAGAAGCAGAATCGCCTTTGAGCCAATCGTTTTGGGTGGCTGACTGTGGAGTTTGCCAGATTGCAGTTCGCAGCACCGCCAAATCCTTTGTGTTCGACAATTTGACAGAGCTTCCAGCAGAAACCGCGATTGCTCCGATTTTTGATTCCGAGAAAATGCCTGCTCTCATGCTCGTTCCGCTAGAGAGTAAGAATCGACTGCTTGGATTTATTGCCGTTCAGCAAAGTCGATCGCGCCATTGGCAACCGGAAGAAATCGAGCTAGTGGAATTATTGAGCGCTCAAATCAGTGCGGCGATTATTCAAACTGAAACGCTGCGGCAAGTTGAATCACTGGTTGAAGAACGAACAGCGCAACTGCAACAAAGTTTAGAACTGCAAGCCAAGCTGTACGAAATTACCCGCAAACAGATCGAGAAATTGCGGGAAATGAATCAGCGCATGGATGAATTTCTCAGTACGCTCAGTCATGAACTCCGGACACCGCTCACTAGCATGATGTTGGCGATCCGAATGTTGAGACAAGCAAATCTCACTCCCGATCGTCGTCAGCAATATTTGAACATTCTGGAGCAGCAATGTGCTCAGGAAACCAGTTTGATCAATGATTTACTGGCACTTCAGGAATTGGAAACCAAACAGGTCGCATTCCAGCTTCAGAAAGTCGATTTGAAACAAGCGATCGACGATCTTTCCCAATCTTTCAGCCAGCGTTGGGCATCGAAAGGACTCGCACTCGATGTGAAATTACCTGCACGATTGCCTGTGTTTAATACCGATCGCGATAGCTTCCAGCGAATTGTACTGGAATTGCTCACCAATGCAGGTAAATACGCTGATCCAAATAGCACCGTTCAGCTTCAGGTCACAGTCCAGCCTGGACAACAGATCAAGCTGGCATTATCTAATATTGGTTCGGCAATTTCAGAAGAAGAACTGCCCCACATCTTTGAGAAATTCCGGCGTTGTCAAGGCATGACCCAAAACGCAGTTCCAGGAACGGGATTAGGATTAGCGCTTGTTAAGAGCTTGGTTCAACACTTGAACGGAACGATCGAGGCAACGAGCGTGACAACTTCAGATTCTCAATCTTACGAAACTTGTTTTACGGTAACATTACCGCAGAATTTAGAAATCGTTGGGGCGTAG
- a CDS encoding ABC-1 domain-containing protein (similar to AA sequence:cyanobase_aa:LBDG_15230), translating into MSEVMLQTAVPPTRSLRWQRQISSPLARQVDISVSAAKLTFYLWWDRQFSGKSTHHRNRRAQWLVGTLLDLGPTFIKIGQSLSTRADLLPLEYVKALGQLQDRVPEFDSNQAVAIIESELGYPLHFLYQEFDRTPIAAASLGQVHRARLHTGEEVVVKVQRPGLDQLFAMDFQIIGRLVRWIDRIVPVARHYNLEEIHGEFSEILGREIDYVQEAMNADRFRHNFADHDRIVVPKIYPKYTTRRVLTMEYVPGIKVNDRQGLLAIGIDPREVNHLGICAYLKQLLQDGFFQADPHPGNMAVSHDGKLIFYDFGMMAEVQPINRNQMVQTFFAVLKKDTDQVVSTLVDMGLVEPMADMTPVKRIVNVLVDRFADKPVELQAFKSLRNELYSVFEQQPFRLPAKMTFIIKALTTLDGVARDLDPQYNLLSAAKPFVKSLATIPARQGGGVGELARQAKDYLAYRLNKPNPTQTAIERLETRLEQGELKIQVNSIEHNRALKTLNLSVRALLYACISGFAALTGAILLVGKISGGAVFAFTIAAVAGLFLIRSLIRLMWRDRVDRMLD; encoded by the coding sequence ATGTCTGAAGTTATGTTACAAACCGCTGTCCCTCCCACTCGATCTCTACGCTGGCAACGGCAAATTTCTTCTCCACTGGCGCGACAAGTGGACATTTCCGTGTCGGCTGCAAAATTGACCTTTTACCTCTGGTGGGATCGGCAATTTTCAGGAAAATCGACTCATCACCGCAATCGACGCGCTCAATGGTTAGTCGGAACGCTGCTTGATCTGGGACCGACTTTCATCAAGATTGGACAATCCCTTTCGACACGAGCGGATTTGCTGCCCCTGGAATACGTCAAAGCTCTGGGACAGCTTCAAGATCGGGTTCCTGAGTTTGACTCGAATCAAGCCGTTGCGATTATCGAATCCGAATTGGGCTACCCGCTTCATTTTCTATATCAAGAGTTCGATCGTACTCCGATCGCGGCTGCCAGTTTAGGACAGGTTCACCGAGCGAGACTCCACACAGGCGAAGAAGTGGTGGTCAAAGTTCAGCGTCCGGGACTTGATCAATTGTTTGCGATGGATTTTCAGATCATCGGGCGGCTCGTGCGTTGGATCGATCGCATTGTGCCTGTTGCACGACATTACAACCTTGAAGAAATTCACGGGGAATTCTCAGAAATTCTCGGTCGCGAAATTGATTACGTCCAAGAAGCGATGAACGCCGATCGCTTTCGACATAATTTTGCCGATCACGATCGTATTGTGGTTCCAAAAATTTATCCCAAGTACACGACTCGGCGCGTGTTAACGATGGAATATGTACCAGGAATTAAGGTTAACGATCGTCAAGGATTATTAGCGATCGGGATTGATCCACGCGAAGTCAATCACCTGGGAATTTGCGCCTATCTCAAACAATTGCTGCAAGACGGATTCTTTCAAGCCGATCCGCATCCTGGCAATATGGCAGTCAGTCACGATGGCAAATTGATTTTCTACGATTTCGGAATGATGGCAGAAGTGCAGCCGATCAATCGAAATCAGATGGTTCAGACCTTTTTCGCTGTGTTGAAGAAAGACACGGATCAGGTTGTGAGTACGCTCGTGGATATGGGGCTAGTCGAGCCGATGGCAGACATGACTCCGGTGAAGCGGATTGTGAACGTGTTAGTCGATCGATTTGCAGATAAGCCTGTCGAGTTGCAAGCTTTTAAGAGTTTGCGAAATGAACTCTATTCGGTGTTTGAACAACAGCCGTTCCGCCTGCCTGCCAAGATGACGTTTATTATCAAAGCGTTAACAACATTAGACGGGGTGGCGCGTGACCTTGATCCTCAGTACAACTTACTTTCAGCCGCAAAACCGTTCGTAAAAAGTCTTGCCACGATTCCTGCACGTCAAGGAGGCGGCGTTGGAGAACTTGCACGTCAGGCGAAGGATTATTTGGCGTATCGATTGAATAAGCCGAATCCCACTCAAACCGCGATCGAGCGATTGGAAACACGGCTCGAACAAGGTGAGTTAAAGATTCAAGTGAACTCGATCGAACATAATCGCGCCCTCAAAACCTTGAATCTTTCAGTTAGGGCTTTGTTGTATGCCTGTATTTCAGGATTTGCGGCACTGACTGGAGCAATTTTATTAGTCGGTAAGATTAGCGGTGGTGCGGTGTTCGCTTTTACGATCGCGGCAGTTGCAGGGTTATTTTTGATCCGATCGCTGATTCGGTTGATGTGGCGCGATCGCGTCGATCGAATGCTGGATTAA
- a CDS encoding extracellular solute-binding protein, family 5 (similar to AA sequence:cyanobase_aa:LBDG_15220), producing MKFSALTGFWRFWAFAMVTFCLALTVTACNPQGYKTQAARVPQIIDTVLSDPKSFNYALINEDPNVTGFVYVGLINENALTGQLEPELAEKWEISPDKKKVTFTLREGLKWSDGQPLTADDVIFTFQDIFFNPKIPTDIQDVLRIGKSRSLPGVRKIDDRRVEFTTPEPFAPFVRVTGGLGILPKHILEETVRKTDSKGNPLFLSTWGTDTDPKKVVGNGLYTIDQYVATQRVIFKRNPYYWRKDPQGNQQPFIERIIWSVVENQNTILLQFRSGGLDISEPIRPEDFPILKKQEKQGDFTTFVGGIRPVTTFMAFNLNQGRRNGKPVVDPVRSKWFNNPKFRQAIAYGIDRERMNTNIFRGLGGLINSTIIESSPYHLSPEQGLKVYNFDQTRSKELLKEAGFKLNDRGQLTDADGNAVRFTLMTNAGNVVREAMVAQIKQDLSQLGIQVDINPINFGVLIDKLDNTQEWESYLLAMGGSKEPNSGANVWLPDSRSHSFNQSAGPGKPPLEGRVVADWEAEIGRLYIEGAQELDEAKRKQIYGEIQKIAQEYLPWIPLVNARVMAVVRNRVQGVNYPESGGALWNLHELRVED from the coding sequence ATGAAATTTTCTGCTCTGACAGGTTTTTGGCGATTCTGGGCATTCGCGATGGTGACGTTTTGTTTGGCGCTCACTGTCACCGCTTGCAATCCACAGGGCTACAAAACTCAGGCTGCAAGAGTTCCGCAAATCATTGATACAGTTCTCAGCGATCCAAAGTCATTTAACTATGCGCTGATTAACGAAGATCCGAACGTGACTGGATTTGTTTACGTTGGATTGATTAATGAGAATGCACTGACGGGACAACTCGAACCTGAACTAGCGGAAAAATGGGAGATTTCACCCGACAAGAAGAAAGTGACGTTTACCTTGCGCGAAGGCTTAAAGTGGTCGGATGGTCAGCCGTTGACTGCGGATGATGTGATCTTCACGTTCCAGGATATTTTCTTCAATCCGAAGATTCCGACTGATATTCAGGATGTGTTGCGGATTGGGAAAAGTCGATCGCTGCCGGGGGTGCGGAAGATTGACGATCGACGAGTGGAATTCACGACTCCTGAACCGTTCGCGCCGTTTGTGCGAGTGACGGGCGGATTGGGAATTTTGCCGAAGCACATTCTAGAAGAAACGGTGAGAAAGACCGATTCTAAAGGCAATCCTTTGTTTCTCTCGACTTGGGGAACGGATACTGATCCCAAGAAAGTGGTTGGGAATGGTCTTTATACGATCGATCAATACGTCGCGACTCAGCGGGTGATTTTCAAACGGAATCCGTACTACTGGCGCAAAGATCCTCAAGGTAATCAACAGCCTTTTATTGAGCGAATTATTTGGAGCGTTGTCGAGAATCAGAATACGATTTTGTTGCAGTTTCGCTCAGGTGGTTTAGATATTTCTGAGCCGATTCGTCCAGAAGATTTTCCGATTCTGAAAAAGCAAGAGAAGCAAGGGGATTTCACCACTTTCGTCGGTGGTATTCGACCTGTGACCACGTTTATGGCGTTCAATTTGAATCAAGGACGCAGAAACGGGAAGCCCGTCGTTGATCCGGTGAGATCGAAGTGGTTTAATAATCCGAAATTCCGACAAGCGATCGCGTATGGCATCGATCGTGAACGGATGAATACGAATATTTTCCGAGGTTTGGGAGGACTGATTAATTCAACAATTATTGAGTCTAGTCCGTACCATCTCAGTCCAGAACAAGGATTGAAAGTTTATAACTTTGACCAAACTCGATCGAAAGAATTGCTAAAAGAAGCAGGGTTTAAATTGAACGATCGTGGACAACTCACGGATGCCGATGGAAATGCAGTTCGCTTTACTTTAATGACCAATGCTGGAAACGTTGTTCGAGAAGCAATGGTCGCTCAGATTAAGCAAGATTTGAGCCAATTGGGAATTCAAGTTGATATCAATCCGATTAACTTCGGCGTGCTGATTGATAAGTTGGATAACACTCAAGAATGGGAGTCGTATCTGTTAGCAATGGGCGGCAGTAAAGAGCCGAATAGTGGGGCGAACGTGTGGTTGCCAGATAGTCGATCGCATAGTTTTAATCAGTCTGCGGGTCCTGGAAAACCACCGCTTGAAGGTCGTGTTGTGGCAGATTGGGAAGCGGAAATTGGACGGCTTTATATCGAAGGCGCACAAGAATTAGATGAAGCTAAACGCAAACAAATTTATGGAGAAATCCAGAAGATTGCTCAAGAATATTTGCCCTGGATTCCGTTGGTGAATGCACGAGTGATGGCGGTTGTGCGAAATCGAGTTCAAGGCGTGAATTATCCTGAGAGTGGTGGCGCGTTGTGGAACCTTCACGAATTGAGAGTTGAGGATTGA